One Tamandua tetradactyla isolate mTamTet1 chromosome 20, mTamTet1.pri, whole genome shotgun sequence DNA segment encodes these proteins:
- the ARL10 gene encoding ADP-ribosylation factor-like protein 10, translating into MAPRPLGPLVLALGGAAAVLGSVLFILWKAYCGRGRERRWERGEAWWGAEPARLPEWDEWDPEDEEDEEPALEELEQREVLVLGLDGSGKSTFLRVLSGKPPLEGHIPTWGFNSVRLPTKDFEVDLLEIGGSQNLRFYWKEFVNEVDVLVFMVDSADRLRLPWARQELHKLLNKDPDLPVVVVANKQDLNGAMSVMELQRELGLQAVDTQREIFLLAASVAPAGPGFDEPGTVHIWRLLLELLS; encoded by the exons ATGGCGCCGCGGCCGCTGGGCCCCTTGGTGCTGGCGCTGGGCGGCGCCGCGGCCGTGCTCGGCTCGGTCCTCTTCATCCTCTGGAAGGCCTACTGCGGCCGCGGCCGGGAGCGGCGCTGGGAGCGGGGCGAGGCCTGGTGGGGCGCGGAGCCTGCCCGCCTCCCCGAGTGGGACGAGTGGGAC CCCGAGGACGAGGAGGACGAGGAGCCGGCGCTGGAGGAGCTGGAGCAGCGCGAGGTGCTGGTGTTGGGGCTGGATGGCTCTGGGAAAAGCACGTTCCTCCGCGTGCTGTCGGGGAAGCCGCCTCTGGAAGGCCACATCCCCACCTGGGGCTTCAACTCCGTGCGGCTGCCCACCAAAGACTTCGAGGTGGACCTGCTAGAGA TCGGCGGCAGCCAAAACCTGCGCTTCTACTGGAAGGAGTTTGTGAACGAGGTAGATGTGCTGGTGTTCATGGTGGACTCTGCTGACCGCCTGCGGCTGCCCTGGGCCCGACAGGAGCTGCACAAGCTGCTGAATAAGGACCCTGACCTGCCTGTCGTCGTGGTGGCCAACAAACAG GACCTGAATGGGGCAATGAGCGTGATGGAGCTACAGCGGGAACTGGGCCTACAGGCTGTCGACACCCAGCGGGAGATCTTCCTCCTGGCGGCCAGTGTTGCTCCTGCAGGACCTGGCTTTGACGAACCCGGCACCGTGCAcatctggaggttactcttggAACTTCTTTCCTAA